One part of the Nitrosophilus kaiyonis genome encodes these proteins:
- the tsaD gene encoding tRNA (adenosine(37)-N6)-threonylcarbamoyltransferase complex transferase subunit TsaD: MILSIESSCDDSSIAITEIESKKLIFHKKISQEREHSIYGGVVPELASRLHAVALPKILEETKEFFPKLKAIAVTNEPGLSVTLMEGVMMAKALSLSLNLPLIGINHLIGHIYSLFIEKEAVLPKTVLLVSGGHTMILEVEDYEIVRVEAKTLDDSFGESFDKVAKMLNLGYPGGPIIEEYAKKGDSNRFDFPIPLKNSSKIAFSFSGLKNAVRLKIEELKTLSEQDKYDIAASFQKAAISHLLQKTKRVFDIFKPKDFAIVGGASANLALRKAFENECKKRKINIEFADLKFCSDNAAMIGRAAIEAYKLNKFSDPLALKANPRSTIF, encoded by the coding sequence ATGATTCTAAGCATAGAGAGTAGTTGTGATGATAGTTCTATTGCTATAACTGAAATTGAGAGTAAAAAGCTTATTTTTCATAAAAAGATATCTCAAGAGAGAGAACACTCTATTTATGGAGGAGTAGTTCCAGAGCTTGCAAGCCGTCTTCATGCCGTTGCTCTTCCTAAGATTTTAGAAGAGACAAAAGAGTTTTTCCCAAAATTAAAAGCAATTGCTGTAACTAATGAGCCTGGACTTTCTGTAACACTTATGGAAGGCGTTATGATGGCTAAAGCTTTGAGTCTATCTTTGAATCTTCCTTTAATTGGAATAAACCATCTTATTGGCCATATATATTCACTATTTATAGAAAAAGAGGCTGTTTTGCCAAAAACAGTTCTTTTGGTCTCTGGCGGTCATACAATGATTTTGGAAGTAGAAGATTATGAGATTGTTAGAGTTGAAGCAAAAACATTAGATGATAGTTTTGGTGAGAGTTTTGATAAAGTTGCAAAAATGTTAAATCTTGGCTATCCAGGAGGACCAATTATAGAAGAATATGCAAAAAAAGGTGATTCTAATAGATTTGATTTTCCAATACCACTAAAAAACTCTTCTAAAATAGCATTTAGCTTTTCTGGACTTAAAAATGCTGTAAGACTGAAAATAGAGGAGTTAAAAACTTTAAGTGAGCAGGACAAATATGATATTGCAGCATCTTTTCAAAAAGCAGCAATTTCTCATCTTTTACAAAAAACAAAAAGAGTGTTTGATATATTCAAACCAAAAGATTTTGCAATAGTAGGAGGGGCAAGTGCAAATCTTGCTTTAAGAAAAGCTTTTGAAAATGAGTGTAAAAAAAGAAAAATTAATATAGAGTTTGCCGATTTGAAATTTTGCAGTGATAATGCAGCAATGATAGGGAGAGCAGCTATTGAGGCATATAAACTAAATAAATTTAGTGATCCTCTAGCCTTAAAAGCAAATCCAAGAAGCACAATTTTTTAA
- a CDS encoding glycerophosphodiester phosphodiesterase family protein, which produces MDLGYSVEFDVRLTKDERIVVFHDKSLKRVCNKNKIIEFTKYSDLKKFNLFNTNEKIPLLKDIIKLKNRKTFMFIEIKEKKRSFLYLLRKIINHKNKIFLISKNNIIKYVKFNKKGYIFGEEKLLNIIKLKKEIRKINPDFLIVHKSKIIKIKKIFKNQYPLIIWTVKNQKELKKYELFYDFVIFEDLLNQRFSKTSNLFINYKNIIN; this is translated from the coding sequence ATCGATTTAGGATATAGCGTTGAATTTGATGTAAGACTAACAAAAGATGAAAGAATTGTTGTTTTTCATGATAAATCTTTAAAAAGAGTATGCAATAAAAATAAAATTATTGAATTTACAAAATATAGTGATTTAAAAAAATTTAATCTTTTTAATACCAATGAAAAGATACCTCTTTTAAAAGATATTATAAAACTAAAAAATAGAAAAACTTTTATGTTTATAGAGATAAAAGAGAAAAAAAGAAGCTTTTTATATCTTCTTAGAAAAATTATAAATCATAAAAACAAAATTTTTCTTATTTCAAAAAATAATATTATTAAATATGTAAAATTTAATAAAAAAGGCTATATATTTGGTGAAGAAAAACTATTGAATATAATTAAATTAAAAAAAGAGATAAGAAAAATTAACCCAGATTTTTTAATAGTTCATAAATCAAAAATTATCAAAATAAAAAAGATTTTTAAAAATCAATATCCATTAATAATTTGGACAGTTAAAAATCAAAAAGAGTTAAAAAAATATGAACTTTTTTATGATTTTGTTATATTTGAAGATTTATTAAATCAAAGATTTAGCAAAACTTCTAACCTCTTTATCAATTATAAAAATATCATCAATTGA
- the dxr gene encoding 1-deoxy-D-xylulose-5-phosphate reductoisomerase: MAVLGSTGSIGVNTLNIAREFDIYPEVLVAGNNIELLQKQIDEFNPKIVVVGKKEHKDKIKHKKVLWGEEGILEALELCESKLIVNALVGFLGLKPTLKAIELNKEVALANKESLVVAGKFIDTKKITPIDSEHFALWYILNSSQLHSFTASRLIITASGGAFRDWPIDRLKDAKLEDALKHPNWSMGKKITIDSATMVNKLFELIEAKWLFDTKNLDAIIETKSIVHAIVDFVDGGSLMHAAVADMRLPIAYAILKKVEKNIVKNIDFTLVKNLEFRKIDSLRYPIWEIKDLLLQKSDLGVVINAANEVAVEAFINSKINFLKISEIILDSIYAFENVKASSIDDIFIIDKEVRSFAKSLI; encoded by the coding sequence ATAGCGGTTCTTGGCTCAACTGGCTCAATTGGTGTTAATACACTAAATATTGCAAGAGAGTTTGATATCTATCCTGAGGTTCTAGTTGCAGGAAACAATATAGAGCTATTGCAAAAGCAGATTGATGAATTTAATCCAAAAATAGTAGTTGTCGGTAAAAAAGAGCATAAAGATAAGATAAAGCACAAAAAAGTTTTATGGGGAGAAGAGGGAATTTTAGAAGCACTTGAACTTTGTGAATCAAAATTGATAGTTAATGCTCTTGTTGGTTTTTTAGGGCTAAAGCCTACATTAAAAGCGATTGAGTTAAATAAAGAGGTGGCTTTAGCAAATAAAGAGTCATTAGTAGTTGCTGGAAAATTTATCGACACAAAAAAGATAACCCCAATTGATAGTGAGCATTTTGCTCTTTGGTATATATTAAACTCTTCACAGCTTCACAGTTTTACAGCTTCACGCCTAATAATTACTGCAAGTGGAGGAGCATTTAGAGATTGGCCAATTGATAGATTAAAAGATGCGAAACTTGAAGATGCTCTAAAACATCCAAACTGGTCTATGGGTAAAAAAATAACAATAGATAGTGCAACTATGGTCAATAAACTATTTGAACTTATTGAGGCTAAATGGCTTTTTGATACAAAAAATCTTGATGCGATTATTGAGACAAAATCGATTGTTCATGCAATAGTGGATTTTGTTGATGGAGGCTCTTTAATGCATGCTGCAGTTGCAGATATGAGGCTACCTATTGCTTATGCAATTTTGAAAAAAGTTGAAAAAAATATTGTAAAAAATATAGATTTTACACTTGTTAAAAATCTTGAATTTAGAAAAATTGATAGTTTAAGATATCCTATATGGGAGATAAAAGATCTTCTTTTACAAAAAAGCGATCTTGGTGTTGTTATAAATGCTGCAAATGAGGTAGCAGTCGAAGCATTTATAAATTCAAAGATAAACTTTTTAAAAATTAGTGAGATTATACTAGATTCTATTTATGCTTTTGAAAATGTAAAAGCCTCATCAATTGATGATATTTTTATAATTGATAAAGAGGTTAGAAGTTTTGCTAAATCTTTGATTTAA
- a CDS encoding phosphatidate cytidylyltransferase translates to MFNLVKENSQRFITGTILLAVVLAVGLIDNYFLTWLFFGVIFMFAFYETLKLLKMDSHNNLFFWALMIWIVAYFYPNPDDLFFVIAIIFASFLAYHKDYDLRNFLPFLYPTSSFLFLLALYHDFGMDSLIWLLIVVASTDIGAFFIGKLIGKTQFSKTSPNKTLEGAVGGVALATFLGSFYALILVDLPYAIIISLLVSIASIFGDLFESYLKRRVNVKDSGNILPGHGGILDRVDGYLFAAPAMVILLRGLL, encoded by the coding sequence ATGTTTAATTTAGTAAAAGAAAACTCTCAAAGATTTATAACTGGAACCATTTTACTTGCAGTTGTTTTAGCTGTTGGGCTTATAGATAACTATTTTTTAACATGGCTCTTTTTTGGTGTAATTTTTATGTTCGCTTTTTATGAGACACTGAAACTTTTAAAGATGGATAGTCACAACAATCTTTTCTTTTGGGCATTAATGATATGGATAGTTGCCTATTTTTATCCAAATCCAGATGATCTATTTTTTGTTATAGCAATTATTTTTGCTTCATTTTTGGCATATCATAAAGATTATGATTTAAGAAATTTTTTGCCATTTTTATATCCAACCTCATCATTTTTATTTCTTTTAGCGCTTTATCACGATTTTGGAATGGATTCTCTTATTTGGCTGTTGATTGTTGTTGCATCAACAGATATTGGAGCATTTTTTATTGGAAAATTGATAGGTAAAACTCAATTTAGCAAAACCTCACCAAATAAAACTTTAGAGGGTGCAGTCGGAGGAGTGGCTTTAGCGACCTTTTTGGGAAGTTTTTATGCTCTTATTTTGGTAGATTTGCCATATGCGATTATTATTTCTTTATTGGTTTCAATCGCTTCAATTTTTGGAGATCTTTTTGAAAGCTATCTTAAAAGAAGAGTAAATGTTAAAGATAGTGGAAATATTTTGCCAGGTCATGGTGGGATCTTAGATAGAGTTGATGGATATCTTTTTGCAGCTCCAGCTATGGTAATTTTATTAAGAGGTCTTTTATAA
- a CDS encoding NFACT RNA binding domain-containing protein: MKYYELKQIVEYLKKFKKISDIERVDDNVIKIVFDEEPIYFDLSKGDSKIYKRDDFVKTKRYNAPFDIVLQKRFKKAKIKDISILDNDKIIKITTISSSSYKEIKTILQLEFTGRNTNAIILDENENILEALRHIDISTSFREVKPGKKLLPLPPLKKISNEDKKIENIEKYLYEVFQNSLQKKLDSLKSVKIYTINKQIEKLKNLLNSLENEKDLQNLAQIEEMKANLILANLHNIKPYDKEIKLKDFEGKDITIQIPPNIKSTSQIADIFFNKARKFRQKAKNIHIERENLHSKILFLERMKNRIENAKNIEEIEILFPKKESQKSKKVKFKNYEKFIIEGFEIYIGKNEKGNIEILKKAKASDIWMHLKDIPSAHIIIKTNKQNIPQNILQEAAKLCVDFSVEQKGDYLVDFTQRRNVKIIENAHVNYVNYKTIKVRKV; the protein is encoded by the coding sequence GTGAAATATTATGAGTTAAAGCAGATTGTTGAATATTTGAAAAAATTTAAAAAAATCAGCGATATTGAAAGAGTTGATGATAATGTTATAAAAATAGTTTTTGATGAAGAGCCAATATATTTTGATTTAAGTAAAGGGGATTCAAAAATCTATAAAAGAGATGATTTTGTAAAAACAAAAAGATATAATGCCCCTTTTGATATTGTTCTTCAAAAAAGATTTAAAAAAGCAAAAATTAAAGATATATCAATTTTAGATAATGATAAAATCATCAAAATTACCACTATCTCAAGCTCTTCTTATAAAGAGATAAAGACCATATTGCAGCTTGAATTTACTGGAAGAAATACAAACGCAATAATTTTAGATGAAAATGAAAATATATTAGAGGCTCTAAGACATATAGATATTTCAACTTCATTTAGAGAAGTTAAACCTGGCAAAAAACTTCTTCCACTGCCACCTCTTAAAAAAATTTCAAATGAGGATAAAAAAATAGAAAATATAGAGAAGTATCTTTATGAAGTTTTTCAAAATAGTTTACAAAAAAAATTAGACTCTTTAAAATCAGTAAAAATTTATACTATAAATAAACAGATTGAAAAACTAAAAAATTTGTTAAATTCTCTTGAAAATGAAAAAGATCTTCAAAATTTAGCTCAAATAGAGGAGATGAAAGCAAATCTAATTTTAGCCAATCTTCATAATATAAAACCCTATGATAAAGAGATAAAACTTAAAGATTTTGAAGGAAAAGATATAACTATACAAATTCCACCAAATATAAAAAGCACCTCTCAGATTGCAGATATTTTTTTTAATAAAGCTAGAAAATTTAGACAAAAAGCAAAAAATATTCATATAGAAAGAGAAAATTTACATTCAAAAATACTCTTTTTAGAAAGAATGAAAAATAGAATAGAAAATGCAAAAAATATAGAAGAGATTGAGATTTTATTTCCTAAAAAAGAGAGCCAAAAAAGTAAAAAGGTTAAATTTAAAAATTATGAAAAGTTTATAATTGAAGGTTTTGAGATATATATAGGCAAAAATGAAAAAGGAAATATTGAAATTTTAAAAAAAGCAAAAGCAAGCGATATCTGGATGCATTTAAAAGATATTCCTTCGGCTCATATTATTATAAAAACAAATAAGCAAAACATTCCTCAAAATATTTTACAAGAGGCTGCAAAATTGTGTGTTGATTTTAGCGTAGAGCAAAAGGGTGATTATTTAGTAGATTTTACACAAAGAAGAAATGTAAAAATTATAGAAAATGCTCATGTGAATTATGTAAATTATAAAACTATAAAGGTGAGGAAGGTATAA
- a CDS encoding type II toxin-antitoxin system PemK/MazF family toxin, producing the protein MMDYKKGDIVLINLNPKKGEEVGKIRPAIIISDDLQNIELDVVIVVPLSTKIIKDSYPYRIKIDKRDELKSDSDILTYHIRAVSKKRVLKKIAKLDNNEINILKKAICEIL; encoded by the coding sequence ATGATGGATTATAAAAAAGGAGATATTGTTTTAATAAATTTAAATCCTAAAAAAGGTGAAGAAGTTGGAAAAATTAGACCAGCTATTATTATAAGCGATGATTTACAAAATATTGAACTTGATGTAGTTATAGTAGTTCCGCTTTCAACTAAAATTATAAAAGATTCCTATCCATATAGGATAAAAATAGATAAAAGAGATGAATTAAAAAGTGATAGCGATATATTAACTTATCATATAAGAGCAGTAAGCAAAAAAAGAGTTTTAAAAAAGATTGCAAAATTAGACAATAATGAGATTAATATTTTAAAAAAGGCTATATGTGAAATATTATGA
- the leuC gene encoding 3-isopropylmalate dehydratase large subunit translates to MGQTITEKIFSEHVGREVKAGEIVRCEIDMIIGNDITTPISIKAFRESGAKRLAKPDNFAIVMDHFIPAKDIASANQAKISREFAYEHDLKYFFDEKDMGIEHALLPEKGLVVPGDVIIGADSHTCTHGALGAFSTGMGSTDLAFAMITGTNWFKVPESIKVILKGKPGDFIYGKDIILELIRRIGVDGALYKALEFTGDSIKYLNMDDRFSLCNMAIEAGAKNGIIAVDEVIKEFLADKKLKHEPKFHYSDEDANYIQTIEIDVENLEPVIAFPHLPSNGRAISEAAKMDLKVDQVFIGSCTNGRLSDLKIAAEILKGKRVARHTRLIVTPATQKILKEAEKLGIIDTLIDAGAVVSNPTCGACLGGYMGILADNERCVSTTNRNFVGRMGARTSEIYLANSAVAAASAVAGKIADPREIA, encoded by the coding sequence ATGGGTCAGACTATAACTGAAAAAATTTTTAGCGAACATGTAGGAAGAGAAGTAAAAGCTGGAGAGATAGTAAGATGTGAAATAGATATGATTATAGGAAATGATATTACAACTCCTATATCTATCAAAGCATTTAGAGAAAGTGGCGCTAAAAGACTTGCAAAGCCAGATAATTTTGCAATTGTAATGGATCATTTTATCCCTGCAAAAGATATAGCTAGTGCAAATCAAGCAAAAATAAGCAGAGAGTTTGCATATGAGCATGATTTAAAATATTTTTTTGATGAAAAAGATATGGGAATTGAGCATGCACTTTTACCTGAAAAAGGACTTGTAGTTCCAGGAGATGTAATAATTGGAGCAGATTCTCACACTTGTACACATGGAGCATTAGGAGCATTTTCAACAGGAATGGGCTCAACTGACCTTGCCTTTGCTATGATTACAGGAACTAACTGGTTCAAAGTTCCAGAATCTATCAAAGTTATATTAAAAGGAAAACCTGGAGATTTTATATATGGAAAAGATATCATTTTAGAACTTATTAGAAGAATTGGAGTTGATGGAGCATTATATAAAGCTTTAGAATTTACTGGAGATAGTATAAAATATCTTAATATGGACGATAGATTTAGTCTATGCAACATGGCAATTGAAGCTGGCGCAAAAAATGGTATCATTGCAGTAGATGAGGTTATAAAAGAGTTTTTAGCTGATAAAAAGCTAAAACATGAGCCAAAATTTCACTACTCTGATGAAGATGCAAACTATATTCAAACAATTGAAATTGATGTAGAAAATCTTGAACCAGTTATAGCATTTCCACACCTTCCATCAAATGGAAGAGCTATAAGTGAAGCTGCTAAGATGGATCTAAAAGTTGATCAGGTATTTATTGGAAGCTGTACAAATGGAAGACTTAGCGATTTAAAAATTGCGGCTGAGATTTTAAAAGGAAAAAGAGTTGCTCGCCACACAAGATTGATAGTAACACCTGCAACTCAAAAAATTTTAAAAGAGGCAGAAAAACTTGGAATTATTGATACATTAATTGATGCAGGAGCAGTTGTAAGTAACCCTACATGTGGGGCTTGTCTTGGCGGATATATGGGGATATTAGCAGACAATGAAAGATGTGTTTCAACAACAAATAGAAACTTTGTTGGAAGGATGGGAGCAAGAACAAGTGAAATATATTTAGCAAACTCAGCAGTTGCCGCAGCAAGCGCAGTTGCAGGAAAGATTGCTGACCCAAGAGAGATAGCATAG
- the sfsA gene encoding DNA/RNA nuclease SfsA, with amino-acid sequence MILFDLKTLGSLTIGFLIKRENRFLATAKVNEKIVKVHIADTGRLEEILIPNRKLLLLKNRDGLKTDFTLIAVKMPTSKSDFEVKNEWVLINTKLHSKIAKKAIENGVLGFIPNIIKNEVKYKNSRLDFYIKTSKLDFEVEGFVELKGCSLVENGICLFPNAPTKRGAKHIKDLIDAVKNGFKAYILIMAVRKCRCFQPHPIIDLEFKKFFQEALKNKVIFKGFFIKIDNDLNIIYDGELKLCRDFDKI; translated from the coding sequence TTGATTCTTTTTGATTTAAAAACATTAGGAAGCCTAACTATAGGCTTTCTTATTAAAAGAGAAAATCGCTTCTTAGCTACTGCAAAAGTTAATGAAAAAATTGTTAAAGTCCACATAGCAGATACTGGAAGATTAGAAGAGATACTAATTCCAAATAGAAAACTACTTTTACTAAAAAATAGAGATGGATTAAAAACTGATTTCACTCTTATTGCAGTAAAAATGCCAACTTCGAAGTCGGACTTCGAAGTTAAAAATGAGTGGGTTTTAATAAATACAAAGCTTCATTCAAAAATTGCAAAAAAAGCTATAGAAAATGGAGTTTTAGGTTTTATTCCCAACATAATAAAAAACGAAGTTAAATATAAAAATAGCCGATTGGATTTTTATATTAAAACTTCAAAGTTGGACTTCGAAGTTGAAGGGTTTGTGGAATTAAAAGGGTGCTCTTTAGTTGAAAATGGTATCTGTCTATTTCCAAATGCTCCAACAAAAAGAGGGGCTAAACATATAAAAGATTTAATTGATGCTGTAAAAAATGGATTTAAGGCATATATTTTAATTATGGCGGTTAGAAAATGTAGATGTTTTCAACCTCATCCAATAATAGATTTAGAATTTAAGAAATTTTTTCAAGAAGCATTAAAAAATAAGGTTATATTTAAAGGTTTTTTTATAAAGATAGATAATGATTTAAATATTATCTATGATGGAGAGTTAAAACTTTGCAGAGATTTTGATAAAATTTAA
- the mobA gene encoding molybdenum cofactor guanylyltransferase MobA, with protein MFAGGKSSRMGKDKSLLDFKGKSLIKYQYDRLLPIFEKVYISTKEEKFDFDAPLIIDSSKIYAPTPVFLDIFKIVDKFFAISVDAPFIDEDIINRLIKADNDKVDATIAKTNYTHPLIGIYHKSILSYIQQAISNNSYKLNKILQEANTNFIQFEDEEKFLNLNYPHEFEKALQKL; from the coding sequence ATTTTTGCTGGTGGCAAAAGCAGCCGAATGGGAAAAGATAAATCTTTATTAGATTTTAAAGGGAAATCTTTAATAAAATATCAATATGATAGATTATTGCCAATTTTTGAAAAGGTTTATATCTCAACAAAAGAGGAAAAATTTGATTTTGATGCCCCGCTTATTATAGATAGTTCAAAAATTTATGCTCCCACACCAGTTTTTTTGGATATTTTTAAAATAGTAGATAAATTTTTTGCAATTAGTGTTGATGCTCCATTTATCGATGAAGATATTATAAATAGATTGATTAAAGCTGATAACGATAAGGTTGATGCTACTATTGCAAAGACAAATTATACTCATCCATTGATTGGAATATATCATAAATCTATACTTTCTTATATTCAACAGGCAATATCAAATAATAGTTATAAACTAAATAAAATTTTACAAGAGGCAAATACAAATTTTATTCAATTTGAAGATGAAGAAAAATTTCTCAATCTTAACTATCCACATGAATTTGAAAAAGCTTTGCAAAAATTATAA
- the ggt gene encoding gamma-glutamyltransferase → MRGVVAAGDQNSAEAAKIILQEGGNAFDAALAAMFAAPLAEPALTSLGGGGFMLCGKKDQEPKLYDFFVDVPPKRINHPQFYPIYVDFKTAVQEFHIGAGSIAIPGVIKGISTIHSKFATMPMQRIIEPAVKYAKEGIKLSTMQAGFVKLLEPIFIATSESQKIYAPNGNLIDDKTPYKNEDYAKFLESFAHEGEGLFYNGEIAQSIEELMLKSDGFIRKEDLQRYKTFERDPIRINFCNSTIYLNPPPSSGGILIAFALSLLKNASFDTFGSMSHLRNIIEAQRISADFRKEQVDSFLHEVGLENILKDKNIMQGYNEGFKSRINLWGNTTHISVIDKEGNFASVTTTNGEGSGHIIPKCGIMLNNMLGEEDLNPHGFFSWPAYVRLPSMMSPTAIYKDKNPFLILGSAGSNRIRSAILQTIINILCYKKSVKEAVELPRIHLENQEVFMEPGFDTDIIEKAKKLYKVHLFQEKNLFFGGVQAVTNYGDGAGDPRRGGVVVVV, encoded by the coding sequence ATGAGAGGAGTTGTAGCAGCTGGAGATCAAAATAGTGCAGAAGCTGCAAAAATTATCTTACAAGAGGGTGGTAACGCTTTTGATGCTGCATTGGCAGCTATGTTTGCAGCTCCTTTAGCTGAGCCTGCATTGACAAGCCTTGGTGGTGGAGGCTTTATGCTCTGTGGAAAAAAAGATCAAGAGCCAAAACTGTATGATTTTTTTGTAGATGTTCCTCCTAAGCGGATCAATCATCCTCAATTTTATCCTATATATGTAGATTTTAAAACAGCTGTGCAGGAGTTTCATATAGGTGCAGGCTCTATTGCCATTCCTGGAGTAATTAAAGGAATAAGTACAATTCACTCTAAATTTGCAACTATGCCGATGCAGCGTATTATTGAACCAGCAGTGAAATATGCAAAAGAGGGTATTAAACTCTCAACCATGCAAGCTGGGTTTGTAAAACTTTTAGAACCTATATTTATAGCCACTTCAGAGTCGCAAAAAATATATGCTCCTAATGGAAATCTTATTGATGATAAAACTCCTTATAAAAACGAAGATTATGCCAAATTTTTGGAAAGTTTCGCACATGAAGGAGAAGGGCTTTTTTATAATGGAGAGATAGCTCAAAGTATAGAAGAACTTATGCTTAAAAGTGATGGATTTATTAGAAAAGAAGATCTACAGCGATATAAAACTTTTGAAAGAGATCCTATCAGAATTAATTTTTGTAATAGCACAATTTATCTCAATCCTCCCCCTTCAAGTGGTGGTATCTTGATAGCTTTTGCGCTTTCACTTCTTAAAAATGCATCTTTTGATACATTTGGATCTATGTCTCATTTACGAAATATCATAGAGGCTCAAAGAATAAGTGCCGATTTTAGAAAAGAGCAGGTAGATTCTTTTTTACACGAAGTTGGTTTAGAAAATATTTTAAAAGATAAAAATATTATGCAAGGCTATAATGAAGGATTTAAAAGCAGAATCAATCTATGGGGAAATACAACTCATATTAGTGTCATAGACAAAGAGGGAAATTTTGCATCTGTTACAACGACAAATGGCGAAGGTAGCGGACACATTATCCCAAAATGTGGCATTATGCTCAATAATATGCTTGGAGAAGAGGATCTCAATCCTCACGGTTTTTTCTCTTGGCCAGCTTATGTGAGGCTTCCTTCCATGATGAGTCCAACTGCAATCTACAAAGATAAAAATCCTTTCTTGATTTTAGGAAGTGCAGGAAGTAATAGAATTAGAAGTGCTATTTTACAAACAATCATCAATATTCTTTGCTATAAAAAAAGTGTTAAAGAAGCTGTAGAGCTTCCAAGGATTCATCTAGAAAATCAAGAAGTTTTTATGGAGCCTGGTTTTGACACAGATATTATAGAAAAGGCAAAAAAACTTTATAAAGTTCATCTTTTCCAAGAGAAAAATCTCTTTTTTGGAGGCGTTCAAGCAGTTACTAATTATGGCGATGGTGCAGGTGATCCAAGAAGAGGAGGAGTTGTTGTAGTTGTTTAA
- a CDS encoding carboxylate-amine ligase, which yields MIDTNFKPSTRAYSVGAELEVRLVDKKSLEVVPLAPKILNSLSMDLRPFIHKELLESMVELVTPVCSNSKEAVQKLQELAHIVDKKAKESGACITALGTHAFEERLRDEITKDPRYISFLHELQYVLRKFLICGFHIHVGMPDLSSALRAFNFSINYLPLFLALSASSPFYNGENTGLLSFRTKIFEMLPRAGIPEYFDSFKEYVNLFVILENANMVKSIKDVWWDVRIHPDFGTVELRVCDALPDFERIELLISLFRALCLYAQSAPLEKLHHQIHKQNKWDAARHGLSGIYIQNERSLSIQEFGLETLYRMEKERVFDELGEKEKLSSLIALMHKKNIAQELIDIYKKTKDLKRVEQRGILT from the coding sequence ATGATTGATACAAATTTTAAGCCGTCAACTAGGGCTTATAGTGTTGGAGCAGAATTAGAAGTAAGACTTGTAGATAAAAAGAGTCTTGAAGTTGTGCCATTGGCTCCAAAAATTTTGAATTCTCTCTCGATGGATTTGCGCCCTTTTATTCATAAAGAGCTGCTTGAGAGCATGGTGGAGCTTGTCACTCCTGTATGTTCAAATTCTAAAGAGGCTGTTCAAAAATTACAAGAGTTGGCGCACATTGTTGATAAAAAGGCAAAAGAGAGCGGAGCATGCATTACAGCTCTTGGAACCCACGCCTTTGAAGAGCGCCTTCGTGATGAGATAACAAAGGACCCTAGATATATATCCTTTTTACATGAACTTCAATATGTTTTGAGAAAATTTCTCATATGTGGATTTCATATTCATGTAGGTATGCCTGATCTCTCAAGTGCATTGAGAGCTTTTAATTTTAGTATCAACTATCTTCCTCTCTTTTTAGCTTTGAGTGCAAGCTCACCTTTTTATAACGGTGAAAATACAGGGCTTCTCTCTTTTCGCACAAAAATTTTTGAGATGCTTCCAAGAGCTGGTATTCCAGAATATTTTGATTCATTCAAAGAGTATGTGAATCTTTTTGTTATTTTAGAAAATGCAAATATGGTCAAATCTATCAAAGATGTATGGTGGGATGTTCGGATACATCCAGATTTTGGTACTGTAGAGCTTCGAGTATGTGATGCATTGCCAGATTTTGAAAGGATTGAACTACTTATATCACTTTTTAGAGCACTTTGTCTTTATGCTCAGAGTGCTCCTTTGGAAAAACTTCACCATCAAATTCATAAGCAAAATAAATGGGATGCTGCGCGCCATGGACTAAGTGGTATTTATATTCAAAATGAGCGTTCATTATCTATCCAAGAGTTTGGTCTTGAAACTCTTTATCGCATGGAAAAAGAGAGAGTTTTTGATGAACTAGGCGAAAAAGAGAAACTCTCTTCTTTGATAGCTCTTATGCATAAAAAAAATATTGCACAGGAACTTATTGACATCTATAAAAAAACAAAGGATTTAAAAAGAGTGGAACAAAGAGGAATATTAACATGA